The following are encoded in a window of Cervus canadensis isolate Bull #8, Minnesota chromosome 11, ASM1932006v1, whole genome shotgun sequence genomic DNA:
- the LOC122449276 gene encoding olfactory receptor 51I2-like, whose amino-acid sequence MKAKSNESLDLLSVFLTGIPGLEAQHGWLSIPFFTMYIVAIVGNSLIMAAVQADPALHEPMYLFLSMLAGTEVGVSVSTLPTVMGILWFDACRVDFDGCLAQMFFIHTFSCMESGVLLAMSYDRFVAIYNPLRYTAILTLPRIVCIGLVITLKSVILRAPLPVLLRSLPYCHTNILSHSYCLHPDLIQLPCADTKLNSILGLAIVLATYGLDSLLIVVSYTLILYRVLGIASGEGRRKALNTCVSHICAVLVYYVPLISVSVMHRTAKHASPLAHTLMSSIYLFVPPVLNPIIYSVKTKPIQQGIVTLFSCKRE is encoded by the coding sequence ATGAAAGCTAAGAGCAATGAAAGTCTTGACCTCCTATCTGTCTTCCTGACTGGCATTCCAGGATTGGAGGCCCAACATGGCTGGCTGTCCATCCCCTTCTTCACCATGTACATTGTAGCTATTGTGGGCAACAGCCTAATCATGGCAGCGGTGCAAGCGGATCCTGCCTTACACGAGCCCATGTACCTGTTTCTCTCCATGTTGGCTGGCACTGAGGTGGGTGTCTCTGTGTCCACACTGCCTACTGTCATGGGCATTCTTTGGTTTGACGCCTGCCGGGTTGACTTTGATGGCTGCCTTGCCCAGATGTTCTTCATCCACACCTTCTCCTGCATGGAGTCAGGGGTCCTGCTGGCTATGAGTTATGATCGCTTTGTAGCCATCTACAATCCACTGCGCTACACAGCCATCCTCACCCTGCCCCGTATTGTCTGCATTGGTCTGGTCATTACACTGAAGAGTGTGATCCTCAGGGCTCCCCTTCCAGTCCTCTTGAGGTCACTGCCCTATTGCCACACTAACATCCTCTCCCACTCTTACTGCCTCCACCCAGACCTGATCCAGCTGCCTTGTGCGGACACTAAGCTCAATAGCATCCTGGGTTTGGCCATTGTCTTGGCCACTTATGGACTGGACTCACTGCTGATTGTGGTCTCCTATACGTTGATTCTTTACAGAGTGCTGGGTATTGCTTCTGGGGAGGGACGGCGGAAGGCCCTCAACACGTGTGTGTCACACATCTGTGCGGTACTTGTGTACTACGTGCCTTTGATTAGCGTGTCTGTGATGCATCGTACTGCCAAGCATGCCTCACCTCTGGCCCACACACTCATGTCCAGCATCTACCTCTTTGTCCCTCCTGTGCTCAATCCCATCATCTACAGTGTCAAGACCAAACCAATCCAACAGGGAATTGTCACCTTGTTTTCCTGCAAAAGAGAATGA